TCGGACTTGCATGCTGCGCGGTTGAGATGATGCATGCAGGCGCATCCCGTTATGACTTAGATCGTTTTGGCGTCGTTTTCCGCCCATCACCACGTCAATCAGATTTAATGATTGTGGCTGGTACCTTGTGCAACAAAATGGCTCCTGCCTTGCGGAAGGTTTATGACCAAATGCCTGAGCCGCGCTGGGTGATTTCAATGGGCTCATGTGCGAATGGTGGCGGCTACTACCATAACTCTTATTCAGTAGTTCGCGGTTGTGATCGTATTGTGCCAGTGGATATTTATGTTCCTGGCTGTCCTCCTACTGCAGAGGCGTTGATCTATGGAATCATTCAGTTGCAATCCAAGATCGCCCGCACCAGCACTATTGCGAGGAAGGCTTAAATCATGTCAGATCGTCTAATTCAATTAGCCGCTAATTTAGAAAAAGTTTTAGGTAAGCGCGCTCAATCGATTGAAGTTGCGCTGGGTGAAGTTACCATTGTTGTCAATGTAGACAACTATTTTGAGTCAGCCATACTATTGCGTGATGACCCATTGCTCGCCTTTGAGCAATTGATTGATCTCTGCGGTGTTGACTATCAAGATTTCCGCGATGGCGCCTGGAGTGGTCAGCGTTTTGGTGTTGTGAGTCACCTGCTATCACTTGAGCACAACTGGCGCCTGCGTGTACGCGTATTTGCACCAGACGATAGCTATCCTTTAGTAGCATCAATTACACCAGTATGGAATTCAGCTAACTGGTTCGAGCGTGAAGCATTTGACCTCTATGGCATCTTGTTTGAAGGTCATGATGGTTTACGTCGTATTCTGACTGATTACGGCTTTATTGGCCATCCATTTAGAAAAGATTTCCCGATCAGTGGCAATGTAGAAATGCGCTATGACCCAGAGTTGAAGCGTGTGGTTTATCAGCCTGTCACGATTGAGGCTCGAGAAATTACTCCACGCATTGTTCGTGAAGAGCAGTATGGAGGACCGGTTTAAGTCATGGCTCAAATTAAGAATTACACCCTCAATTTTGGTCCTCAGCATCCTGCTGCGCACGGCGTATTGCGCTTAGTGCTTGAGCTCGACGGTGAAGTGATTCAACGCGCTGATCCCCATATTGGTTTATTGCACCGCGCGACAGAAAAATTAGCTGAAACACGTACTTGGATTCAAAACGTTCCCTATATGGATCGTTTGGATTACGTTTCAATGATGTCTAACGAACATGCTTATGTATTAGCTATTGAAAAGTTACTACAGGTTGATGTTCCTTTGCGTGCTCAATATATTCGTGTGATGTATGACGAGTTAACACGTCTATTGAATCATTTACTCTGGATTGGTTGTCATGGGCTAGACGTTGGCGCAATGGCAGTCTTTTTATACGCCTTCCGTGATCGTGAAGATATTTTTGATATGTATGAAGCAGTATCTGGTGCACGTATGCACGCAGCTTACTATCGTCCAGGAGGCGTCTATCGTGACTTGCCAGATCAAATGGCTCAGTACACGAAGAACAAAATTCGCAGTGCATCCGCTATCAAGCGTTTGAATGAAAACCGAAGTGGAACTTTGTTGGACTTCATTGAGCAATTTACGAATGGCTTTGACGCCAATGTTGATGAGTATTGCAATCTCTTGACGGATAACCGTATTTGGAAACAGCGACTAGTCAATATCGGCATTGTTACTCCTGAGCGCGCATTACAACTTGGCTTTACTGGCCCAATGTTGCGTGGTTCTGGTATCGAGTGGGATTTGCGCAAGAAACAACCCTACGAAGTCTATGACTGTTTAGATTTTGATATTCCAGTTGGTATGAATGGAGATTCTTACGACCGCTATTTAGTACGCATGGAAGAGATGCGTCAATCCAATCGCATCATTAAACAGTGCGTAGCATGGTTGAAGGCTAATCCAGGTTCTGTGATGAGTGATAACCATAAGGTTTCTCCGCCGAAGCGCGTCGATATGAAAACCAATATGGAAGAATTGATTCACCATTTCAAACTCTTTACTGAAGGCATTCACGTCCCTGATGGTGAGGCTTACTCAGCTGTTGAACATCCTAAGGGCGAGTTTGGAATCTACTTAATTTCAGATGGTGCTAATAAGCCTTATCGCATGAAGATTCGCGCCCCTGGTTTTGTACATCTTTCCGCAATGGATGAGATGTCTCGTGGGCATATGTTGGCCGATGCGGTAACCATTATTGGTACCCAAGATATTGTGTTCGGGGAGATTGACCGCTAATTCAGCGTGCCAAGGAATATTTAATGACTACTCTTCAACTATCCGAAAAGACCTTAGCTGATATTCATCGCAATATCGCCAAGTACCCACCAGAGCATAAACAGTCTGCAGTGATGGCTTGTTTGATCGCAGCGCAAACAGAGGTGGGCTGGGTTTCCCCAGAGGTGATCGAAACCATTGCACAAATTTTAGAGATGCCGAGTATTGCTGTTGATGAAATAGCTACTTTCTACAACATGTACAACACCAAAAAAATTGGTAAATACAAATTGGTAATCTGTACTAATTTGCCATGTCAATTAACCCATGGTGAGACAGCTGCAACCTATTTAAAAGAAGCGCTTGGGATTGGCTACAACGAAACCACTCCATGCGGTACCTTTACCCTAAAAGAGGGTGAGTGCATGGGTGCGTGCGGTGACTCACCGGTGATGTTGGTGAATGACAAGCGCATATGTAGTTTTATGAGCAAAGAAAAGATTGATGCTTTGTTAAATGAACTCCGTGCAGAAGGGAAAGCAGCATGACCAGCCTGCACGATCGCCATATCAAGCCTTTAATTCTTGCTGGATTGAATGGTGAAAACTGGCGTTTAAAAGATTACGAAAGCCGTGGCGGCTATCAGCAATTACGTCGTTTGATTAACGATAAAGTTGCACCAGATTCCATCATTGCAGAATTAAAAGCATCCTCATTACGTGGCCGTGGAGGCGCAGGATTTCCAACAGGTTTGAAGTGGAGCTTTATGCCACGTCAATTTCCTGGTCAAAAATATTTGGTTT
The nucleotide sequence above comes from Polynucleobacter necessarius. Encoded proteins:
- a CDS encoding NuoB/complex I 20 kDa subunit family protein codes for the protein MALEGVLKEGFVTTTADQLINWTRNGSLWPMTFGLACCAVEMMHAGASRYDLDRFGVVFRPSPRQSDLMIVAGTLCNKMAPALRKVYDQMPEPRWVISMGSCANGGGYYHNSYSVVRGCDRIVPVDIYVPGCPPTAEALIYGIIQLQSKIARTSTIARKA
- a CDS encoding NADH-quinone oxidoreductase subunit C → MSDRLIQLAANLEKVLGKRAQSIEVALGEVTIVVNVDNYFESAILLRDDPLLAFEQLIDLCGVDYQDFRDGAWSGQRFGVVSHLLSLEHNWRLRVRVFAPDDSYPLVASITPVWNSANWFEREAFDLYGILFEGHDGLRRILTDYGFIGHPFRKDFPISGNVEMRYDPELKRVVYQPVTIEAREITPRIVREEQYGGPV
- a CDS encoding NADH-quinone oxidoreductase subunit D gives rise to the protein MAQIKNYTLNFGPQHPAAHGVLRLVLELDGEVIQRADPHIGLLHRATEKLAETRTWIQNVPYMDRLDYVSMMSNEHAYVLAIEKLLQVDVPLRAQYIRVMYDELTRLLNHLLWIGCHGLDVGAMAVFLYAFRDREDIFDMYEAVSGARMHAAYYRPGGVYRDLPDQMAQYTKNKIRSASAIKRLNENRSGTLLDFIEQFTNGFDANVDEYCNLLTDNRIWKQRLVNIGIVTPERALQLGFTGPMLRGSGIEWDLRKKQPYEVYDCLDFDIPVGMNGDSYDRYLVRMEEMRQSNRIIKQCVAWLKANPGSVMSDNHKVSPPKRVDMKTNMEELIHHFKLFTEGIHVPDGEAYSAVEHPKGEFGIYLISDGANKPYRMKIRAPGFVHLSAMDEMSRGHMLADAVTIIGTQDIVFGEIDR
- the nuoE gene encoding NADH-quinone oxidoreductase subunit NuoE gives rise to the protein MTTLQLSEKTLADIHRNIAKYPPEHKQSAVMACLIAAQTEVGWVSPEVIETIAQILEMPSIAVDEIATFYNMYNTKKIGKYKLVICTNLPCQLTHGETAATYLKEALGIGYNETTPCGTFTLKEGECMGACGDSPVMLVNDKRICSFMSKEKIDALLNELRAEGKAA